In Rattus norvegicus strain BN/NHsdMcwi chromosome 1, GRCr8, whole genome shotgun sequence, a genomic segment contains:
- the LOC134485021 gene encoding sperm motility kinase Y-like codes for MPTETEEELPTPTPEPSISEEGNFHSQYQVLGTIGQGGNAKVLLAHHRLTGTPVAVKVLRKDKQWFQPAMMEANIMRKINHPNIVSLIQVIEKETRIYLIMELVEGQELYQYIRESGHIEEDEARQIFEQILSAVSYCHGKGIVHRDLKLDNIMIDKNKKVKVIDFGLSTQFQPGKMLNHHCGTYSFGSPELLLGHRYDGPKNDMWIIGVVLYCMVVGKLPFDSVIIQELQRQVVGGVYPAPCGVSKELEDLLSKLLRVNPNCRPRARKAMKHPWFKEHWTD; via the coding sequence atgcctacagagactgaggaggagttaccaacccctacacccgagcccagtatctctgaggagggcaacttccattcccaataccaagtattggggacaattgggcaagggggcaacgccaaagtcctcctggcccaccaccggctcacaggaaccccggtggctgtcaaagttctgcgaaaggacaagcagtggttccagccagccatgatggaagcaaacataatgagaaagatcaaccaccccaacatagtgtctctcatacaagttattgaaaaggaaacgagaatatacctcataatggagctggtggaaggccaagaactctaccagtacatcagagagtcagggcacatagaggaggatgaggcccggcaaatatttgaacagatattgtcagcagtgagctactgccatggaaaggggattgttcaccgagacctcaaactggacaatataatgattgataaaaacaaaaaggtcaaagtcatcgactttgggcttagcacccaatttcaacctggaaaaatgctaaaccaccactgcggcacgtactcctttggttcccctgaactcctccttggccatcggtatgacgggccgaagaatgatatgtggattataggagtggtcttgtactgtatggtagtgggaaagctcccatttgattcagtgatcatccaagaactgcaaagacaagtagtgggaggggtatatcctgctccctgtggggtttcaaaagaactggaggacctCCTTAGTAAATTACTGAGGGTAAATCCCAACTGTAGACCAAGAGCAAGAAAGGCAATGAAACAcccttggttcaaagaacactggacggattga